A region from the Caldicellulosiruptor naganoensis genome encodes:
- a CDS encoding NifB/NifX family molybdenum-iron cluster-binding protein has product MKRKRVAIATSDGKLVNRHFGNSENFLIVDLFDDGSCDLICVREFKDQGIESCSSQERMEKRVEMLRDCDVIIANKVGLCALEKLSDKIVLERHGLVKDAIKEVLDLFMT; this is encoded by the coding sequence ATGAAAAGAAAAAGAGTTGCAATTGCCACCAGTGATGGAAAGCTTGTGAACAGACACTTTGGTAACAGCGAGAATTTTTTGATTGTTGATTTGTTTGACGATGGCAGCTGCGATCTAATTTGTGTTAGAGAGTTTAAAGACCAAGGAATTGAGAGTTGCAGCAGCCAGGAGAGGATGGAAAAAAGAGTTGAGATGCTAAGAGACTGTGATGTGATAATAGCAAACAAAGTTGGACTTTGTGCCTTGGAAAAGCTTTCTGACAAGATTGTTTTAGAAAGACATGGGCTTGTGAAAGATGCTATCAAAGAGGTTTTGGATCTTTTTATGACTTAA